A portion of the Citrobacter rodentium NBRC 105723 = DSM 16636 genome contains these proteins:
- a CDS encoding cold-shock protein, whose protein sequence is MAMNGTITTWFKDKGFGFIKDENGDNRYFHVIKVANPELIKKDAAVTFEPTANSKGLSAYAVKVIPDSKYIYIAGERLKLTSIKSFVVFSEEVPADAPVDKENAVLSVGVLMNNIRPKSAAKAGEMRPVKKLAITTFHGTTLVFSEDEIDIDATVKMLRI, encoded by the coding sequence ATGGCGATGAACGGAACGATCACAACGTGGTTTAAAGATAAAGGCTTCGGATTTATCAAAGATGAAAACGGCGATAATCGTTATTTTCATGTGATTAAGGTCGCCAATCCGGAGCTGATAAAAAAAGATGCGGCGGTGACTTTTGAGCCGACGGCCAACAGCAAAGGGCTGTCGGCATATGCGGTGAAAGTGATCCCGGACAGCAAGTATATCTATATCGCCGGTGAGCGCTTAAAGCTCACGTCGATCAAATCTTTTGTCGTATTCAGCGAAGAGGTTCCCGCCGATGCGCCGGTTGACAAAGAAAACGCGGTGCTGTCGGTCGGGGTGCTGATGAACAATATCCGGCCCAAATCAGCCGCTAAGGCGGGTGAAATGCGCCCTGTGAAAAAGCTGGCGATCACCACTTTTCATGGTACGACGTTAGTTTTTTCGGAAGATGAGATTGATATCGACGCCACGGTAAAAATGCTACGTATCTGA
- a CDS encoding amino acid ABC transporter permease, which translates to MTGFRWEIIQEYAPLFMEGAWMTIKCTIICVCLGTLWGLTLGLGRMAKAEHGFWKYALRYLVQFPVRFYVSAFRGTPLFVQIMVVHFALVPLFINPRDGILVTSGIMSADLARELRSGYGAFLSCIVAITLNAGAYVSEIFRAGIQSIDPGQMEASRALGMPWWKTMRKVILPQAFRRILPPLGNNAIAIVKDSSLASAIGLADLAYAARTVSGAYATYWEPYLTISLVYWVLTFLLAQMVNRLEKRFGKSDPH; encoded by the coding sequence ATGACGGGATTTCGTTGGGAAATCATCCAGGAGTATGCGCCGCTGTTTATGGAAGGCGCATGGATGACAATTAAATGCACTATTATCTGCGTCTGTCTTGGCACGCTGTGGGGGCTGACGCTGGGCCTGGGCCGCATGGCGAAAGCCGAACATGGCTTCTGGAAATATGCGCTGCGTTATCTGGTGCAGTTTCCGGTTCGCTTCTACGTCAGCGCGTTTCGCGGCACGCCGCTGTTTGTGCAGATCATGGTGGTTCATTTTGCGCTGGTGCCGCTGTTTATTAACCCGCGGGACGGCATACTGGTGACCAGCGGGATAATGAGCGCGGATCTTGCCCGCGAGCTGCGTTCCGGCTACGGCGCGTTTTTATCCTGTATCGTCGCCATTACGCTGAATGCCGGCGCCTATGTTTCCGAGATTTTCCGCGCCGGGATCCAGTCGATCGATCCCGGGCAGATGGAGGCGTCCAGGGCGCTGGGGATGCCGTGGTGGAAAACCATGCGTAAGGTCATTCTGCCGCAGGCTTTCCGCCGTATTCTTCCGCCGCTGGGCAATAACGCCATCGCGATTGTAAAAGATTCCTCTCTGGCGTCGGCTATCGGACTCGCCGATCTGGCCTATGCGGCGCGAACGGTGTCGGGCGCATATGCCACCTACTGGGAACCCTATCTGACCATTTCACTGGTGTACTGGGTGCTCACCTTCCTGCTCGCGCAGATGGTTAATCGTCTGGAAAAGAGGTTTGGTAAAAGTGATCCACATTAA
- a CDS encoding AraC family transcriptional regulator — MKQPGLPADQQFFADLFSGLVLNPQRLGRVWFATPGTALPGGSLCLDLPRLDIVLRGEYGNQLEKSQHRLVEGEMLFIPARAANLPISEKPVMLLSLVFAPAWFGLSFYDTRSASLLRPLRRIELPHPQRGEGEAMLTALTHLSRSPQEQAIIQPLVLSLLHLCRSVVNTPPDIRRPRAEFLYHSICNWVQDNYARPLSRESVATFFNITPNHLSRLFTRHGTMSFVDYVRWVRMAKARMILQKYHLSVNEVAQRCGYEDSDYFCRLFRRQFGLTPGEYRARFQ; from the coding sequence ATGAAACAGCCCGGCTTACCGGCAGACCAACAGTTTTTTGCCGATCTGTTCAGCGGTCTGGTACTCAATCCGCAGCGGCTGGGACGGGTCTGGTTCGCCACGCCAGGCACCGCGCTGCCCGGCGGGAGTTTATGTCTCGATCTCCCCCGCCTGGATATCGTCCTGCGCGGCGAGTACGGTAATCAGCTGGAAAAAAGCCAGCACCGGCTGGTCGAAGGTGAAATGTTGTTTATTCCCGCCCGCGCCGCCAACCTGCCGATAAGTGAAAAACCGGTGATGCTGTTAAGCCTGGTCTTTGCCCCCGCATGGTTCGGCCTGTCGTTTTACGATACCCGCAGCGCCTCCCTGCTGCGCCCGCTCCGGCGCATTGAACTGCCGCATCCCCAGCGTGGCGAAGGTGAAGCGATGCTCACCGCCCTCACCCATTTGAGTCGATCGCCGCAGGAGCAGGCCATTATTCAGCCGCTGGTGCTGAGCCTGCTGCATCTGTGCCGTAGCGTGGTCAATACGCCCCCTGATATCCGCCGTCCGCGCGCTGAATTTCTCTATCACAGTATTTGCAACTGGGTGCAGGACAATTACGCCCGACCGTTAAGCCGCGAGAGCGTGGCGACATTTTTTAATATTACGCCGAATCATCTTTCCCGGCTGTTCACCCGGCATGGCACGATGAGTTTTGTCGACTATGTTCGCTGGGTGCGCATGGCGAAGGCGCGGATGATTCTGCAGAAATATCATTTGTCGGTGAACGAGGTCGCACAGCGGTGCGGGTATGAGGACAGCGACTATTTTTGTCGTCTGTTCCGGCGTCAGTTTGGCCTGACGCCGGGCGAGTACCGCGCGCGTTTTCAGTGA
- a CDS encoding DcrB-related protein gives MNKTPMTYPLNEGTFMTLTPQEDRSINILRYMDEENNQYNILINRATLEKDQTVDDFCEKQWEKMKLYVPGFEREGKNLRHEIGPAKLQVLQTANKFLEDGAWVRQVSSIVTLPCHPKHNPESRKLLVFTLAAYNDFTEAQRKHYVRIINSFIPTETALSVE, from the coding sequence ATGAACAAAACCCCGATGACTTATCCTCTTAATGAAGGCACTTTCATGACACTCACGCCACAGGAAGATCGGTCCATTAATATTCTGCGCTATATGGATGAGGAAAATAATCAGTACAACATACTGATAAATCGCGCCACGCTGGAAAAAGATCAAACGGTGGACGATTTCTGTGAGAAGCAGTGGGAGAAAATGAAGCTTTATGTCCCCGGATTTGAGAGGGAAGGAAAAAACCTGCGCCATGAAATTGGCCCAGCCAAACTGCAGGTGCTGCAAACCGCCAATAAATTTCTCGAGGATGGCGCCTGGGTCCGGCAGGTTTCTTCCATTGTGACGCTGCCCTGTCACCCGAAGCACAACCCCGAGTCGCGCAAACTGCTGGTGTTTACGCTGGCGGCTTATAACGACTTTACCGAAGCGCAGCGTAAACATTACGTCCGTATTATCAACAGCTTTATTCCAACGGAAACCGCACTGAGCGTGGAGTGA
- a CDS encoding amino acid ABC transporter ATP-binding protein translates to MIHIKNLHKHFGDNHVLRGIDCDIQPQEVVCIIGPSGSGKSTFLRCMNALETVTEGEVVVNGFAVHDRKTDLNKMRESVGMVFQRFNLFPHMTVLENLIMAPEMLQGVARKEAISRAEKLLAKVGLSDKRDAWPSRLSGGQQQRVAIARALAMNPSIMLFDEPTSALDPELVGDVLDVMKNLANEGMTMAIVTHEMGFAREVADRVIFIDHGVIQEEGTPEAIFTAPSNPRTAEFLSKVL, encoded by the coding sequence GTGATCCACATTAAAAATTTGCATAAACACTTTGGTGATAACCACGTGCTGCGCGGTATTGACTGCGACATTCAGCCGCAGGAAGTCGTTTGCATCATCGGTCCTTCAGGCTCCGGTAAAAGCACCTTTTTGCGCTGTATGAACGCCCTGGAAACAGTGACGGAAGGTGAAGTGGTGGTAAATGGCTTTGCCGTTCACGATCGCAAAACCGATCTCAATAAAATGCGTGAAAGCGTAGGGATGGTGTTCCAGCGTTTTAATCTGTTTCCGCACATGACGGTGCTGGAAAACCTGATTATGGCGCCGGAAATGCTGCAGGGCGTGGCGCGTAAAGAGGCTATCAGCCGGGCTGAAAAGCTGCTGGCGAAAGTCGGTTTAAGCGATAAACGTGACGCCTGGCCTTCGCGTTTATCCGGCGGGCAGCAGCAGCGTGTCGCCATTGCCCGCGCGCTGGCGATGAATCCATCGATTATGCTTTTCGACGAGCCGACTTCGGCGCTGGACCCGGAGCTGGTAGGCGACGTGCTGGACGTGATGAAGAACCTGGCGAATGAAGGGATGACGATGGCGATCGTTACCCATGAAATGGGCTTCGCCCGCGAGGTGGCCGACCGGGTGATTTTCATCGACCACGGCGTTATTCAGGAAGAAGGTACGCCAGAAGCGATCTTTACTGCTCCGTCGAATCCACGCACGGCGGAATTTTTAAGTAAGGTGCTGTGA
- a CDS encoding DUF2058 domain-containing protein codes for MSKLTLQEQMLKAGLVSSKKMAKVQRTAKKSRVQAREAREAVEENKKAQLERDRQLSEQQKQAVLAKELKAQVKQLIEMNRITVTRGDISFNFTDNNLIKKIDVDKLTQTQLINGRLAIARLAMDNSGECQYAIIPASVADKIAQRDADSIVLNSALSPEEEDEDDPYADFKVPDDLMW; via the coding sequence ATGAGCAAATTAACCTTACAAGAGCAAATGCTGAAAGCGGGATTAGTCTCCAGCAAGAAGATGGCCAAAGTCCAGCGGACCGCCAAAAAATCACGCGTTCAGGCTCGCGAGGCCCGAGAAGCGGTGGAAGAGAACAAAAAAGCCCAGCTTGAGCGTGACAGACAGCTTAGCGAGCAGCAGAAGCAGGCCGTGCTGGCGAAAGAACTGAAAGCGCAGGTGAAGCAGCTGATCGAAATGAACAGAATTACCGTCACCAGGGGCGATATCAGTTTTAACTTCACGGACAATAATCTTATCAAAAAGATCGACGTGGATAAGCTAACCCAGACGCAGCTTATCAACGGACGTCTGGCCATTGCGCGCCTGGCGATGGACAACAGCGGCGAGTGCCAATACGCCATCATCCCCGCCAGCGTCGCCGATAAAATTGCCCAGCGCGATGCCGACAGTATCGTTTTAAACAGTGCGCTGAGTCCGGAAGAAGAGGATGAAGACGATCCGTATGCCGACTTTAAAGTGCCTGATGATTTGATGTGGTGA
- a CDS encoding IS4-like element ISCro2 family transposase — translation MPASQVCHKFFSQSLNSIHQYRKNALLDMTVALTRGASLSLTSIGRYLPGPARVKHKIKRVDRHLNSDLMFSDIPSVYRQLVSRLTHSLSVCVIAVDWSGYPSSELSVLRASLLCDGRAIPLMSKVISSRYQNNSAVQNAFLDQMATAIGKDKQVIIVTDAGFRSSWFHHIRSLGWDFVGRVRGSLYFQVVGDEDWQMARDIASSTTARYLGFGRLARNASRDCPGHFYTVHKRATGRKSSQHYPRTDRMYRKNAREPWLLFTSLMEYKPREIVKIYSRRMQIEQNFRDEKSERYGLGLRASKSRGEKRISVLCLVAVLYSIIIWLTGYYLESKGINRWFQANSEKSRRVLSYLTLSENVIRQSPGLLSGMNPDRVYADMARAYRNIIMVY, via the coding sequence ATGCCTGCTTCACAAGTTTGCCATAAATTTTTCAGCCAGTCCCTGAACTCCATTCATCAGTACCGTAAAAATGCCCTGCTCGATATGACCGTGGCCCTGACGCGTGGTGCTTCGCTTTCTCTTACCAGCATCGGCAGATACCTGCCAGGCCCCGCACGTGTTAAGCACAAGATTAAGCGTGTTGACCGGCACCTCAACAGCGACCTGATGTTCAGTGATATTCCCTCCGTCTACCGGCAGCTTGTATCCCGACTCACACACAGTCTTTCAGTTTGTGTCATTGCCGTGGACTGGAGTGGTTATCCTTCATCAGAGCTCAGTGTTTTGCGGGCAAGCTTATTGTGCGATGGCAGAGCTATTCCTCTGATGAGTAAAGTCATTTCCTCCCGCTACCAGAACAACTCTGCCGTGCAAAATGCCTTTCTCGATCAGATGGCTACTGCCATCGGCAAAGATAAGCAGGTCATTATCGTGACTGATGCAGGCTTTCGCAGCAGCTGGTTTCACCACATCCGTTCTCTGGGCTGGGATTTTGTCGGACGAGTCAGGGGCAGCCTCTATTTTCAGGTCGTCGGGGATGAAGATTGGCAGATGGCGCGGGATATTGCATCATCAACAACGGCGCGCTATCTGGGATTCGGGCGACTGGCACGCAACGCCAGTCGTGACTGTCCGGGACATTTTTACACCGTACATAAGAGGGCGACGGGCAGGAAAAGCAGCCAGCATTACCCCAGAACAGACAGGATGTACCGTAAAAATGCGCGTGAACCGTGGCTGCTTTTTACCAGCCTGATGGAATATAAGCCACGCGAGATTGTTAAAATTTATAGTCGCCGTATGCAGATAGAACAGAACTTCAGGGATGAAAAAAGCGAGCGCTATGGGTTGGGACTGCGGGCAAGTAAAAGCCGGGGGGAGAAACGAATATCCGTGCTTTGCCTGGTTGCAGTTCTCTACAGCATCATCATATGGCTGACAGGATATTACCTTGAAAGTAAGGGAATAAATCGATGGTTCCAGGCGAACAGTGAGAAATCACGCAGGGTGCTGTCGTATCTGACATTGAGTGAAAATGTCATCAGGCAGTCGCCGGGGCTCCTGTCGGGGATGAACCCCGACAGGGTATACGCCGATATGGCGAGGGCCTATCGAAACATCATTATGGTGTATTAA
- the lpxP gene encoding kdo(2)-lipid IV(A) palmitoleoyltransferase has protein sequence MSPTRKFSRAFLHPRYWLTWFGLGFLWLLVQLPYPVLCFLGTRTGTLARPFLKRRESIARKNLELCFPTYSSEQRETMITENFRSLGMALLETGMAWFWPDRRVRKWFDVEGLDNLQRAQRQDRGVMVVGVHFMSLELGGRVMGLCQPMMATYRPHNNPLMEWVQTRGRMRSNKAMIGRNNLRGIVGALKKGEAVWFAPDQDYGPKGSSFAPFFAVENVATTNGTYVLSRLSGAAMLTVTMVRKANNRGYRLYITPEMEGYPADENQAAAYMNKIIEKEIMRAPEQYLWIHRRFKTRPLGEASLYI, from the coding sequence ATGTCTCCAACACGCAAATTTTCCCGCGCGTTTTTACATCCGCGCTACTGGCTGACCTGGTTTGGCCTCGGTTTTCTCTGGTTACTGGTGCAGCTACCCTACCCTGTCCTGTGCTTTCTTGGCACCCGTACCGGCACGCTGGCTCGCCCGTTTCTGAAACGCCGAGAGTCTATTGCGCGTAAAAATCTCGAACTCTGCTTTCCCACTTATTCTTCAGAGCAACGGGAGACGATGATCACGGAGAATTTCCGTTCTCTCGGCATGGCGTTGCTCGAAACCGGCATGGCCTGGTTCTGGCCGGATCGTCGCGTACGTAAATGGTTTGACGTTGAGGGGCTGGATAACCTGCAGCGCGCCCAGCGACAGGATCGCGGCGTCATGGTCGTCGGCGTGCATTTTATGTCGCTGGAACTTGGCGGCAGGGTGATGGGATTGTGCCAGCCGATGATGGCGACCTATCGTCCACATAATAATCCGCTGATGGAGTGGGTGCAGACGCGGGGACGGATGCGTTCGAATAAAGCGATGATCGGCAGAAATAATCTGCGCGGCATCGTCGGAGCACTGAAAAAAGGGGAGGCAGTCTGGTTTGCCCCCGATCAGGATTACGGTCCGAAGGGCAGTTCGTTCGCTCCCTTTTTCGCCGTAGAAAACGTCGCCACCACCAACGGCACCTATGTGCTGTCGCGTCTGTCGGGAGCGGCCATGCTCACCGTCACGATGGTGAGAAAAGCCAATAACCGCGGCTATCGCCTATACATCACGCCGGAAATGGAAGGCTACCCGGCCGATGAAAATCAGGCCGCAGCCTATATGAACAAGATTATCGAGAAAGAGATCATGCGCGCCCCGGAGCAGTATCTCTGGATCCATCGCCGTTTCAAAACCCGACCTCTGGGTGAAGCCTCGCTTTACATCTGA
- a CDS encoding sensor histidine kinase codes for MHEIFTMLLAVFDRAALMLFCLFFLIRIRLFRELLHKSAHTPQELLGVTAIFSLFALFSTWSGVPVEGSLVNVRIIAVMSGGILFGPWVGIITGMIAGTHRYLIDIGGVTAVPCFITSILAGCISGWINRRIPKAQHWRVGILGGMLCETLTMILVIIWAPTVALGVDIVSKIGIPMILGSVCIGFIVLLVQSVEGEKEASAARQAKLALDIANKTLPLFRHVNSESLRQICEIIRHDIHADAVAITNTEHVLAYVGVGEANYHNNDNFISPTTRQAINYGKIIIKNNDEAHRTPEIHSMLVIPLWEKGVVTGTLKIYYCHAHQITSSLQEMAIGLSQIISTQLEVSRAEQLREMANKAELRALQSKINPHFLFNALNAISSSIRLNPDTARQLIFNLSRYLRYNIELKDDEQIDIKKELYQIKDYIAIEQARFGDKLTVIYDIDEEVNCAIPSLLIQPLVENAIVHGIQPCKGKGVVTISVAECGNRVRIAVRDTGHGIDPAMIERVESNEMPGNKIGLLNVHHRVKLLYGEGLHIRRLEPGTEIAFYVPNQRASASPATLML; via the coding sequence GTGCACGAAATATTTACTATGCTGCTGGCGGTTTTCGATCGGGCAGCGCTGATGCTTTTCTGTCTGTTCTTTCTTATCCGCATCCGTCTGTTCCGTGAATTACTGCACAAATCAGCCCACACGCCGCAGGAATTGCTCGGCGTTACCGCCATTTTTTCACTGTTCGCGCTGTTCAGCACCTGGTCCGGCGTGCCGGTAGAAGGCTCGCTGGTGAATGTGCGCATCATCGCTGTGATGTCGGGCGGTATTCTGTTTGGACCCTGGGTGGGGATTATTACGGGGATGATTGCCGGTACGCACCGCTATCTGATCGATATCGGCGGCGTCACTGCGGTTCCCTGCTTCATCACCAGCATCCTGGCCGGCTGTATTTCAGGCTGGATTAACCGCAGGATACCGAAAGCGCAGCACTGGCGCGTCGGGATTTTAGGCGGCATGCTGTGCGAAACGCTGACGATGATTCTGGTCATCATCTGGGCGCCGACCGTCGCGCTGGGAGTGGATATTGTCTCTAAAATCGGTATTCCGATGATTCTCGGCAGCGTCTGTATTGGCTTTATCGTGCTGCTGGTACAAAGCGTCGAGGGCGAGAAAGAGGCCAGCGCCGCCCGCCAGGCCAAGCTGGCGCTGGATATCGCCAACAAAACCCTGCCGCTGTTTCGTCACGTCAACAGCGAGTCGTTACGCCAGATCTGCGAAATCATCCGGCATGATATTCACGCCGATGCGGTGGCGATCACCAACACTGAACATGTGCTGGCCTATGTCGGCGTTGGCGAGGCGAATTATCACAATAACGATAATTTCATCAGTCCCACTACCCGTCAGGCGATCAACTATGGAAAAATCATCATTAAAAACAATGATGAAGCACACCGCACTCCGGAAATCCACTCCATGCTGGTCATTCCGTTATGGGAAAAAGGCGTGGTCACCGGCACGCTGAAAATTTACTACTGTCACGCCCATCAGATCACCTCGTCACTGCAGGAGATGGCGATAGGCTTGTCGCAGATTATCTCGACCCAGCTGGAAGTGTCGCGCGCCGAACAGCTGCGGGAAATGGCAAATAAGGCAGAGCTGCGCGCGCTGCAAAGTAAAATTAATCCTCATTTCCTGTTTAACGCGCTGAATGCCATCTCGTCATCCATCCGGCTCAATCCGGACACCGCCCGCCAGCTGATTTTTAACCTGTCGCGCTATCTGCGCTATAACATTGAATTAAAAGACGATGAGCAGATCGACATTAAAAAAGAGCTGTATCAGATTAAAGACTACATCGCCATTGAGCAGGCTCGTTTTGGTGACAAGCTGACCGTCATTTATGACATTGACGAAGAAGTGAACTGCGCTATTCCGAGCCTGCTGATTCAGCCGCTGGTGGAAAACGCCATCGTCCACGGTATCCAGCCCTGCAAGGGAAAAGGCGTGGTCACGATTAGCGTCGCCGAATGCGGCAACCGGGTGCGCATCGCCGTGCGCGACACCGGGCATGGCATTGACCCGGCGATGATTGAACGCGTCGAATCCAACGAAATGCCCGGTAATAAAATCGGCCTGCTTAACGTCCATCATCGCGTTAAGCTGTTATACGGCGAAGGCCTGCATATCCGCCGCCTGGAGCCCGGCACGGAAATCGCGTTTTATGTGCCGAACCAGCGCGCCAGCGCCTCGCCCGCAACGTTAATGCTTTAA
- the ypdB gene encoding two-component system response regulator YpdB has translation MKVIIVEDEFLAQQELSWLIKEHSQMEIVGTFDDGLDVLKFLQHNRVDAIFLDINIPSLDGVLLAQNISQFAHKPFIVFITAWKEHAVEAFELEAFDYILKPYQESRIVGMLQKLEAAWQQQQSGAAPAGPVTRENDTINLIKDERIIVTPINDIYYAEAHEKMTFVYTRRESYVMPVNITEFCNKLPSSHFFRCHRSFCVNLNKIREIEPWFNNTYILRLKDLEFEIPVSRSKVKEFRQLMHL, from the coding sequence GTGAAAGTCATCATCGTTGAAGATGAATTCCTTGCCCAGCAGGAACTCAGCTGGCTGATAAAAGAGCACAGCCAGATGGAGATCGTCGGTACCTTCGACGACGGTCTGGACGTGCTGAAGTTTTTACAGCACAACCGCGTCGATGCCATTTTTCTGGATATCAATATTCCGTCGCTCGACGGCGTACTGCTGGCGCAAAATATCAGCCAGTTCGCGCACAAGCCGTTTATCGTGTTCATCACCGCCTGGAAAGAGCACGCGGTGGAAGCGTTTGAGCTGGAAGCGTTTGATTACATTCTCAAACCCTATCAGGAGTCGCGCATCGTCGGGATGCTGCAAAAGCTGGAGGCCGCCTGGCAACAGCAGCAGTCCGGCGCAGCGCCAGCCGGTCCGGTCACGCGCGAGAACGATACCATCAACCTGATCAAAGACGAGCGGATCATCGTTACGCCGATCAACGATATCTATTACGCCGAAGCGCATGAAAAAATGACCTTCGTCTATACGCGGCGGGAATCATACGTGATGCCGGTCAACATCACGGAATTTTGCAACAAGCTGCCTTCCTCGCACTTCTTCCGCTGCCATCGCTCGTTCTGCGTCAATCTGAACAAAATTCGCGAAATCGAACCGTGGTTCAATAACACCTATATTCTGCGGCTGAAAGATCTGGAGTTTGAAATCCCGGTAAGCCGGAGTAAAGTGAAGGAGTTCAGGCAGTTAATGCATTTGTAG
- the alaC gene encoding alanine transaminase → MADSRPERRFTRIDRLPPYVFNITAELKMAARRRGEDIIDFSMGNPDGATPPHIVEKLCTVAQRPDTHGYSTSRGIPRLRRAISRWYQERYHVDIDPETEAIVTIGSKEGLAHLMLATLDHGDTVLVPNPSYPIHIYGAVIAGAQVRSVPLVEGVDFFNELERAIRESYPKPKMMILGFPSNPTSQCVELEFFEKVVALAKRYDVLVVHDLAYADIVYDGWKAPSIMQVPGARDVAVEFFTLSKSYNMAGWRIGFMVGNKTLVSALARIKSYHDYGTFTPLQVAAIAALEGDQQCVRDIAEQYKRRRDVLVKGLHEAGWMVDMPKASMYVWAKIPEQYAAMGSLEFAKKLLNEAKVCVSPGIGFGDYGDTHVRFALIENRDRIRQAIRGIKAMFRADGLLPAAAKSASESAGQEAVAGTPDKS, encoded by the coding sequence ATGGCTGACTCTCGCCCTGAACGTCGCTTTACGCGTATCGATCGTCTCCCACCCTACGTGTTTAACATTACCGCTGAACTGAAGATGGCTGCGCGTCGGCGCGGCGAAGATATTATCGATTTCAGTATGGGAAACCCGGACGGCGCCACGCCGCCGCATATTGTCGAAAAGCTATGCACCGTAGCGCAGCGCCCGGACACACATGGTTATTCCACATCTCGCGGGATCCCGCGTCTGCGCAGGGCGATCTCCCGCTGGTATCAGGAACGCTATCACGTTGATATCGATCCGGAAACGGAAGCCATCGTGACCATTGGTTCAAAAGAGGGGCTGGCGCATCTGATGCTGGCTACGCTCGATCATGGTGATACCGTACTGGTGCCTAACCCAAGCTACCCCATTCATATTTACGGCGCGGTCATCGCCGGCGCCCAGGTCCGCTCGGTGCCGCTGGTGGAAGGCGTGGACTTTTTCAACGAGCTTGAGCGCGCGATTCGCGAGAGCTATCCGAAGCCGAAGATGATGATCCTCGGCTTCCCGTCGAATCCCACGTCACAGTGCGTCGAGCTGGAGTTCTTTGAAAAAGTGGTGGCGCTGGCGAAGCGTTACGATGTGCTGGTGGTTCACGATCTGGCCTATGCCGATATTGTATACGATGGCTGGAAAGCGCCGTCGATCATGCAGGTGCCGGGCGCGCGCGACGTAGCGGTGGAGTTCTTCACCCTGTCGAAAAGTTACAACATGGCGGGCTGGCGCATCGGCTTTATGGTAGGCAATAAAACGCTGGTCAGCGCGCTGGCGCGCATCAAGAGCTACCATGATTACGGTACGTTTACGCCGTTGCAGGTGGCGGCAATCGCGGCGCTGGAAGGCGATCAGCAGTGCGTACGCGATATTGCAGAGCAATACAAACGTCGCCGTGACGTGCTGGTGAAAGGGCTGCACGAGGCTGGCTGGATGGTTGACATGCCGAAGGCGTCAATGTACGTGTGGGCGAAGATCCCGGAGCAGTACGCCGCAATGGGATCGCTGGAATTTGCTAAAAAGCTATTGAATGAGGCGAAAGTCTGCGTCTCGCCGGGTATTGGCTTCGGTGACTATGGCGACACGCACGTGCGCTTTGCGCTGATCGAGAACCGCGACCGTATTCGCCAGGCGATCAGGGGCATTAAGGCGATGTTTCGCGCCGATGGCCTGCTGCCAGCTGCGGCAAAATCCGCTTCCGAATCCGCCGGGCAGGAAGCCGTTGCGGGTACTCCGGATAAGTCATAG
- the ypdK gene encoding membrane protein YpdK, translating into MKYFFMGISFMVIVWAGTFALMI; encoded by the coding sequence GTGAAATATTTCTTTATGGGCATTTCTTTTATGGTCATCGTTTGGGCCGGTACGTTTGCCCTGATGATCTAA
- a CDS encoding basic amino acid ABC transporter substrate-binding protein translates to MFSKWMKAGCLMMALTGAAMAAQETYVVGAGGTYRPFEFENSQKQLEGFDIDIIKAIAKAENFEVKLVNTPWEGIFATLGSGDRDIIISGITITDKRKQMVDFSHPYFPAEQSIVVPAGSTVTSLDSLKNEKVGVVNSSTGDIVVSGVLGKNSTAIKRFDNTPLMLQELFEDGVSAAVGDVGVVKYYIRQHPEKQFKLVPDAKFERQYFGIAVAKGNTELLQKINAGLKKIIADGTYDKIYKTWFDSEVPTLPAA, encoded by the coding sequence ATGTTCAGTAAGTGGATGAAAGCCGGATGTCTGATGATGGCTCTGACAGGGGCGGCGATGGCGGCTCAGGAGACGTATGTCGTCGGCGCTGGCGGCACCTACCGGCCGTTTGAGTTTGAAAACAGCCAGAAACAGCTGGAAGGTTTTGACATTGATATTATTAAAGCGATAGCGAAAGCAGAAAATTTTGAGGTCAAACTGGTCAACACGCCCTGGGAGGGGATTTTCGCCACCCTCGGCTCCGGGGATCGCGACATCATTATCTCTGGTATCACTATCACCGATAAGCGTAAGCAGATGGTCGATTTTTCCCATCCTTACTTCCCGGCGGAGCAGTCTATTGTTGTGCCTGCCGGTTCCACGGTCACTTCTCTTGACTCTCTGAAAAACGAAAAGGTTGGCGTGGTCAATTCCAGCACCGGCGATATCGTGGTATCCGGCGTGCTGGGTAAAAACAGCACCGCGATAAAGCGTTTCGACAATACGCCTTTGATGTTGCAGGAGCTGTTTGAAGATGGCGTCAGCGCGGCGGTCGGCGACGTTGGGGTGGTGAAGTATTACATCAGGCAGCATCCGGAAAAGCAGTTCAAGCTGGTGCCAGACGCTAAATTTGAACGTCAGTATTTTGGCATTGCGGTCGCCAAAGGCAACACCGAACTGCTGCAAAAGATTAATGCCGGACTGAAGAAAATCATTGCTGACGGCACCTACGACAAAATTTATAAAACCTGGTTTGATAGCGAAGTGCCGACTCTGCCAGCAGCGTAA